The Plutella xylostella chromosome 25, ilPluXylo3.1, whole genome shotgun sequence region ATCCTTGCCAGCAGTAGGACACCATAGAAGCTacataacaaaaaaactaGTAGCAACATCATATAAATCTATACTATCAGGCGTTTAGCGCCCAAAAAGCTCGCATATTATTTCacagacatattttttgtatttcggtgctattataatttattttttataaagttactAAGAACTCAAAAACCATGGATttttagaagtaaaaaatCTTCACACTATAACTTCTGAAACTATCTGAAAAAGCACTGAATCTCACCTGAAATTGCCGATAACCATTGCTACAGCATGCCCGTACGGTAGTCGCTAATCAGAAAACGCACGGTCAAAAACACTGGCACCacagaagaagaaaaataaagttttaaaaactgAAGTTCGAATTCGGAGTTTGAATTTCGCGCTCACGTCAcatgcacagtgggtcgagtAGCGCTGCGCGCGGGGGCGCCTGATGCTGActggcggcgcgggcgcagccTCGTCCCGGACCCACTCCCCATCCCCACCACACCCGCCAGACACCACGCCATTCATGAAAAACCTCGCCTGATTCAGGACCGCCGCCGCTTTTTTGTAAGGGGCTAAAATAACTGTTAGCCAGAGAGCGCTGAGTTTGGTGTGCCGTTTTTGGAAAGACCTTTTTTGCTTTGGCCCAATGCTCGAACTTCTAACTGGATTTTAATGGACTAAGTTGGGTTGAGTTGTGGAAATTATTGACTGCACTTTAGAGGTTACtgattgataaattataaaaacctcGTCATTCATCACATGATCTAATTGTATGTATTCCAGCAGCATACTCCTTCGCTATTTAtctatttcataattattacaaagtaTCTGCAGcattacaattaaaaaaaaaccatgtAAGTAATGCTTTCTGAAAAAATGCATTTAGATCATAATATGAAACCTAGGTTCCAACTCCTGTGTACATTATACAGTCATACCAAGTATTCTGTCGGTGTTAAGATACTTAACGATTTATTTGCCTATACTAAGTTAAGTGACCCATCGTCACAGGAAAACTTAGCAGAGgcatattataggtaggtaaatctCCTCATACCTATCAAGCCCTTGACTAGGCTAGCAACAAGGAACTTGGAATTTTGGCAAAGTTTCGCAAGTCCCTTATCTAGGCTAAGCGGGTAGGAAGTGAGCTGTTTGCGCAACAGTGTGCGGAAGCGCGGGCGGGGGCGTCGTATCTGGACATCCGGCGGGAGTGACACGTTTAGTGTCCGTGCTAGTGACGAGCTATACTCTATAGATTTAATTAGTGGCTACTTTTCCGTTCATGCTTCACCTTTGAAAGGTtctccgtgggaattccgggataaaaatggCTATAGGCTACCCTACAAGAATAATTTAGCAATGGTCAAAGAGAAAAGCATTAATGTATGATAATCAAAGCCACTAACCATCCCACCATCGGCGGCGAGTAGTCCGGCAGGGCAAGGTTCACAAAAAATCGGCTCTCTTTTCCATAGACTATCATCCagaaagatttaaaaataagcagattatgtataaaaaaaaatcataagcGCAACAAAGGCGCAACAGCACGTCATTACGTCACTTTAAAAGCAAATCAACAAAAGTTCAGCATTTTCTAAATTATTCGTTTTagtttgaaattttatattacGTTTTCTAATATGGgtgataataaaaataagtgtccGCCTAAATGCCCGCCGCCGTGCGAACCATGTCGCACCATCAACCTGGCAAAACCTATCAAGATGGACAAACCTGATATGGGAATGTATGAAAAAGACTGCTCTGGAATCAAAGTACAGTGCCCACAACCAGGTAGacatttacctacataatgttAGATGCAGTTGATATTATTTACCGCCCTATTAGCCCCATAGTTACaacaataagtaagtacctacttcccTCCCaagcataataaataaattacttatatctatTACAGTAAGTAGAAAGTACAGAATCATGGTAtttctatgtaagtatttagcCAAAAGCAAAACTATCTGTATCCGACAAAGAAGccctacctacttacgtagAGCCAAACTTAAATCAACTCTTACAACGTTATGCATCCCTGGTGCTTATTACAAATTATGTAATGCCTCTTAGTCACAGTGGCTACCAGGCTCGTAGCTACCGCCCATTCATGAAATCGCTACGCTATGTTGCGAAATGCATTTTACACATTTCACAGACCGCCCGCTGAGGCCAACTTGTATCAAGGTTTGCACCAACGAACATGAGAAAGGAAAAGGAGTTCCGcggccgccaccgccgccctACTACGCCCACGGAAAGCTCATGTGGGGCGTCAAAGTAAGCTTACTTCTTCAACATTTCTGCTCCCCTAATCGTTATTAAGTTATTGAGCCTTCTTTATTTCCATAATCCAATCCCAAGACAGTTGGAGCGTCTTCAAATTAAACTAACTCCTTGGTACtacgttattttattagtgttGCTTTTAAGTGTGTAATGTAACCTCCTTCGCAGGCTGGGATCCTGGCAGGCGCGATATACTTTACGTACAAACAAGGGGTCTGGGGTGATCAGCGAGAGGCGATGGAATGCCTGGACCGGTGGTCGGAGTACGCGAAGAGCTTGAACACGCGCCGCCCTCCCCAGTTCGATAAATGTGGCAACGTCATTGTTAGTACACACCACTTACATCGTATGCAACCCTGGTAGAAATGGTTACGTCACCGTTAGGGGTCGCGATTGCGGGCGGTTTGTGAAAGGGTTGAACAGAACATCCCTCCCGCCTTATATCCGTTACAATTTTGGGTAAGTACTAGTAAGCAGTAGGCAGGGACCTATAAATAACTCAAGTCTAACCCAATCATTACAGTATTGTTAATTGCAAACTTACTGTTCTTACGTGTTAAGGTATTCGAACTATTTTATCTAAGACACCGGCTGAAAAACAGGGCTTCTAGTCTAGAAATTCTATATACGTGACTTCTAAGTTACTtgctaaatattt contains the following coding sequences:
- the LOC105386988 gene encoding uncharacterized protein LOC105386988 — translated: MGDNKNKCPPKCPPPCEPCRTINLAKPIKMDKPDMGMYEKDCSGIKVQCPQPDRPLRPTCIKVCTNEHEKGKGVPRPPPPPYYAHGKLMWGVKAGILAGAIYFTYKQGVWGDQREAMECLDRWSEYAKSLNTRRPPQFDKCGNVIKTEGGVSLLQPVYIIYKEVITTCFSGVVKIPMMIKCAYTDYVTALERHWDDTKKKELEKK